The following proteins are co-located in the Cupriavidus pauculus genome:
- a CDS encoding efflux RND transporter permease subunit, giving the protein MLSAFCVNRPIFAMVVSLIIVIGGGVAMFALPIAQYPDITPPQVTVSATYAGADSDTVAQTVAAPIETQVNGADNMIYMQSTSSPTGSMTLNVYFDIGTDPDTAQVQVQNRVNLALPQLPDTVQKTGINVQKRSSSFLLLIAVYSPDGRFDQQYINNYANLYVLDAIKRVNGANQAQIMGSADLAMRIWLRPDRMAALGITAQDVQRAVQSQNEQFGAGSVGQAPNARPVELSFPLVTPGRLTTPEQFDNIILRADSQGAAIVRLRDVGHAEIGQQQYTLRSSLNSKAATIIAVYQQPGSNAIQVAKDVKQTLDEMSKTFPAGMAYKVSLDTTEFVSASIEEVVHTLVEAVILVVLVVFIFLQNFRATVIPVLAVFVSIIGTFAGLLALGFSINLLTLFALVLAIGIVVDDAIVVVENVERNMSEFHLSPRDATLRAMEEVTGPVIAIVLVLSAVFIPVAFVSGTTGQLYRQFALTIVVSVVISGFCALTLSPALAAMILKPGHHTPWRGFVWFNTKFDRLVHHYGNWVRGFMRRVVLALVLFAVMIVAVWQMFSRIPTAFVPAEDQGYVLVAVIMPDSASLDRTEKVTEQVAAMFREHPAVEDASALSGYSFIDSQYKTNAGTVFVGMKSFKQRDTADLGVPAMLQAMTPKLRAIPEAVIIPVNPPSIPGLGSQGGFEFWVQSRGTGNTAELEAATRNFIKAAAGHPELGRLTSTIQSASRQMRVEVDKEKAETMGVPIADVYGTLQTQFGSLYVSQFSQYSRVWQVILQAEPQFRGTPNDLEYLYVRGRDDKMVPVSGLLLNRYGSGPDLLSRFNNFPAAKITGDAAPGYSSGQALAAMEAVARETLPAGYGFAWSGEAFEQKKSGNTTTIVFVFGIVMVFLILAAQYESWSLPLSILTAVPFGIFGALLAILLRGLSNDVYFQIGLVTLIGLAAKNAILIVEFAVMKHKEGLSHADAAVEAAKLRLRPIVMTSLAFILGAVPLFIASGAGSNSRHSIGTGIIGGMIAATTLALLFVPLFSWLVGTAADKWAARKRRRTPEAATTPTTPPTPPAGEPS; this is encoded by the coding sequence ATGCTCTCAGCCTTCTGCGTCAACCGGCCCATCTTCGCGATGGTGGTGTCGCTGATCATCGTCATCGGCGGCGGGGTGGCGATGTTCGCGCTGCCCATCGCCCAGTACCCGGACATCACGCCGCCCCAGGTGACGGTCAGCGCCACCTACGCGGGCGCCGACTCCGACACCGTGGCCCAGACCGTGGCCGCGCCGATCGAGACCCAGGTCAACGGCGCGGACAACATGATCTACATGCAGTCCACGTCGTCGCCCACGGGGTCGATGACGCTGAACGTCTATTTCGACATCGGCACGGACCCGGACACCGCGCAGGTGCAGGTGCAGAACCGCGTGAACCTGGCGCTGCCGCAGTTGCCCGACACGGTGCAGAAGACCGGCATCAACGTGCAGAAGCGGTCGTCGAGCTTCCTGTTGCTGATCGCCGTGTACTCGCCGGACGGCCGCTTCGACCAGCAGTACATCAACAACTACGCCAACCTGTACGTGCTGGACGCCATCAAGCGCGTGAACGGCGCCAACCAGGCGCAGATCATGGGCTCGGCGGACCTGGCCATGCGGATCTGGCTGCGCCCGGACCGCATGGCCGCGCTGGGCATCACCGCGCAGGACGTGCAGCGCGCCGTGCAGAGCCAAAACGAGCAGTTCGGCGCCGGCAGCGTGGGGCAGGCGCCCAACGCGCGCCCGGTGGAGCTGTCGTTCCCGCTGGTCACGCCGGGGCGGCTGACCACGCCCGAGCAGTTCGACAACATCATCCTGCGCGCCGACAGCCAGGGCGCCGCCATCGTGCGGCTGCGCGACGTGGGCCACGCCGAGATCGGCCAGCAGCAGTACACGCTGCGCTCGTCGCTGAACAGCAAGGCGGCGACGATCATCGCGGTCTACCAGCAGCCCGGCTCCAACGCGATCCAGGTGGCCAAGGACGTCAAGCAGACGCTCGACGAGATGTCGAAGACGTTCCCGGCCGGCATGGCCTACAAGGTGTCGCTGGATACCACGGAATTCGTCAGCGCGTCGATCGAGGAAGTGGTCCACACGCTGGTGGAGGCCGTGATCCTGGTGGTGCTGGTGGTCTTCATCTTCCTGCAGAACTTCCGCGCCACGGTGATCCCGGTGCTGGCCGTGTTCGTGTCGATCATCGGCACCTTTGCCGGGCTGCTGGCGCTGGGTTTCTCGATCAACCTGCTCACGCTGTTCGCGCTGGTGCTGGCCATCGGCATCGTGGTGGACGACGCCATCGTGGTGGTCGAGAACGTCGAGCGCAACATGTCCGAATTCCACCTGTCGCCGCGCGACGCCACGCTGCGCGCGATGGAGGAGGTGACCGGCCCGGTCATCGCCATCGTGCTGGTGCTGTCGGCCGTGTTCATCCCGGTGGCGTTCGTCTCGGGCACCACGGGCCAGCTCTACCGGCAGTTCGCGCTGACGATCGTCGTGTCGGTGGTGATCTCGGGCTTCTGCGCGCTGACGCTGTCGCCGGCGCTGGCCGCCATGATCCTCAAGCCCGGCCACCACACGCCATGGCGCGGCTTCGTCTGGTTCAACACCAAATTCGACCGGCTGGTGCACCACTACGGCAACTGGGTGCGCGGGTTCATGCGCCGCGTGGTGCTGGCGCTGGTGCTGTTCGCGGTGATGATCGTCGCGGTCTGGCAGATGTTCTCGCGCATCCCCACCGCGTTCGTGCCGGCCGAGGACCAGGGCTACGTGCTGGTGGCCGTGATCATGCCGGACTCGGCCAGCCTGGACCGGACCGAGAAGGTGACCGAGCAGGTGGCGGCCATGTTCCGCGAGCACCCGGCCGTGGAGGACGCCTCGGCGCTGTCCGGCTACAGCTTCATCGACAGCCAGTACAAGACCAACGCCGGCACGGTCTTCGTCGGCATGAAGAGCTTCAAGCAGCGTGACACGGCCGACCTGGGCGTGCCGGCCATGCTGCAGGCCATGACGCCGAAGCTGCGCGCCATTCCCGAGGCCGTCATCATCCCGGTGAACCCGCCGTCGATCCCGGGGCTGGGCTCGCAGGGCGGGTTCGAGTTCTGGGTGCAGAGCCGGGGCACCGGCAACACGGCCGAGCTGGAAGCCGCGACGCGCAACTTCATCAAGGCGGCGGCCGGTCATCCGGAGCTGGGGCGCCTGACCAGCACCATCCAGTCGGCATCGCGCCAGATGCGCGTGGAGGTGGACAAGGAGAAGGCCGAGACCATGGGCGTGCCGATTGCCGATGTCTACGGCACGCTGCAGACGCAGTTCGGATCGCTCTACGTGAGCCAGTTCTCGCAGTACAGCCGCGTCTGGCAGGTGATCCTGCAGGCCGAGCCGCAGTTCCGCGGCACGCCGAACGACCTGGAGTACCTGTACGTGCGCGGCCGCGACGACAAGATGGTGCCGGTCTCCGGGCTGCTGCTGAACCGCTACGGCAGCGGGCCAGACCTGCTGTCGCGCTTCAATAACTTCCCGGCCGCCAAGATCACCGGCGACGCCGCGCCCGGCTACAGTTCGGGCCAGGCGCTGGCCGCCATGGAGGCCGTGGCGCGCGAGACGCTGCCGGCCGGCTACGGCTTTGCGTGGAGCGGCGAGGCGTTCGAGCAAAAGAAGTCGGGCAACACCACCACCATCGTGTTCGTGTTCGGCATCGTCATGGTGTTCCTGATCCTGGCCGCGCAGTACGAGTCGTGGTCGCTGCCGCTGTCGATCCTGACCGCCGTGCCGTTCGGCATCTTCGGCGCGCTGCTGGCCATCCTGCTGCGCGGGCTGTCCAACGACGTGTACTTCCAGATCGGGCTGGTCACGCTGATCGGGCTGGCGGCCAAGAACGCGATCCTGATCGTCGAGTTCGCGGTGATGAAGCACAAGGAAGGGCTGTCGCACGCCGACGCGGCCGTGGAGGCCGCCAAGCTGCGGCTGCGCCCGATCGTGATGACGTCGCTGGCGTTCATCCTGGGCGCGGTGCCGCTGTTCATCGCGTCGGGCGCGGGCTCGAACTCGCGCCATTCCATCGGCACCGGCATCATCGGCGGCATGATCGCCGCCACCACGCTGGCGCTGCTGTTCGTACC
- a CDS encoding efflux RND transporter periplasmic adaptor subunit: MTRAVQAARVRRFAGLVTTMVLLAACGKSEPPPAAQQPVPVQVFQTRAQDLPVTFDFVGQTQSDQAVDIRARVAGFLVKRNYTEGSVVKANQLLFEIDHKPFQAQLDAARAQLQQQKARLEVARANLSRVKPLAERNALSQKDLDDATGNFHEASAGVEQATAEVETQQLNLSYTYVRSPVDGVSSFAVLPEGAYVSTTNSLLTTVSTLQPMRINFSVSEPQTLQFRAQRQDKSLVVPDDQHYTVTVVMADGSAYPHKGRITFADATYNEKTGTFLVRALMPNPDGVLRPGQFVRVLVEGARRPGAIVVPQRAVMHGPKGDVVFVVDKDNKALPRPVMVGELSGSMWRIAKGLQPGEVVVVDGAGKLTEGAPVRVTGEAPLAAVGEGSRPASGASGASGAPGVPGASAPGAAPASAPAART, from the coding sequence ATGACTAGGGCAGTGCAGGCGGCGCGCGTGCGCCGGTTCGCGGGTCTGGTAACGACGATGGTCTTGCTGGCGGCGTGCGGCAAGTCCGAGCCGCCGCCCGCGGCGCAGCAGCCGGTGCCGGTGCAGGTCTTCCAGACCCGCGCGCAGGACCTGCCCGTGACGTTCGACTTCGTCGGCCAGACGCAGAGCGACCAGGCCGTCGACATCCGCGCCCGCGTGGCGGGCTTCCTGGTCAAGCGCAACTACACCGAAGGCTCGGTGGTCAAGGCCAACCAGCTGCTGTTCGAGATCGACCACAAGCCGTTCCAGGCCCAGCTCGACGCGGCCCGCGCGCAGTTGCAGCAGCAGAAGGCCCGGCTGGAGGTGGCGCGCGCCAACCTGTCGCGCGTGAAGCCGCTGGCCGAGCGCAACGCCCTGTCGCAGAAAGACCTGGACGACGCCACCGGCAACTTCCACGAGGCGTCGGCCGGCGTGGAGCAGGCCACCGCCGAGGTGGAGACCCAGCAGCTCAACCTGTCGTACACCTACGTGCGCTCGCCCGTGGACGGCGTGTCCAGCTTCGCGGTGCTGCCCGAAGGCGCCTACGTCAGCACCACCAACAGCCTGCTGACGACGGTATCGACGCTGCAGCCGATGCGGATCAATTTCAGCGTGTCGGAGCCGCAGACGCTGCAGTTCCGCGCCCAGCGCCAGGACAAGTCGCTGGTCGTGCCCGATGACCAGCACTACACCGTGACCGTGGTCATGGCCGATGGCAGCGCGTACCCGCACAAGGGCCGCATCACGTTTGCCGACGCCACCTACAACGAGAAGACCGGCACGTTCCTGGTGCGCGCGCTAATGCCCAACCCGGACGGCGTGCTGCGCCCCGGCCAGTTCGTGCGCGTGCTGGTGGAAGGCGCGCGGCGGCCCGGTGCCATCGTGGTGCCGCAGCGCGCGGTCATGCACGGGCCCAAGGGCGACGTCGTGTTCGTCGTCGACAAGGACAACAAGGCGTTGCCGCGCCCGGTGATGGTGGGCGAGCTGTCCGGGTCGATGTGGCGCATCGCCAAGGGCCTGCAGCCGGGCGAGGTGGTGGTGGTGGACGGCGCCGGCAAGCTGACCGAGGGCGCGCCGGTGCGCGTGACCGGCGAGGCGCCGCTGGCGGCCGTGGGCGAGGGCAGCCGGCCCGCGTCGGGCGCATCGGGTGCGTCGGGTGCGCCGGGCGTGCCCGGTGCGTCGGCGCCCGGTGCCGCCCCGGCCTCGGCGCCGGCCGCCAGGACCTGA